The Desulfobulbaceae bacterium nucleotide sequence AACCAGTTACTGCTCGGAATCGACTTCGGAACCTCACGAACCGCCGTAATGTCGAATCGCGGATACAAAAAAATCACCCGATCCATTGTCGGTTACCCAAAGGATATCATCGGCATTAAGTTTCTCGGCAAGGCACAGGTTTTTGGCGATGAAGCCCTAAAGAACCGTTCCGCTCTAACCCTGTATCATCCACTCGAAGATGGCGTAGTTCGTGAAGCCAGTGAGAAGGATTACAGTGCCGCCCTTGAGCTGCTCAAACACGTAATTACTGAAGCCAAGCAAGGTGAGGACATTCCGGTTTCAGGAATTATCGGCGTACCCTCTCGCGCCTCAATAATGAACAAGGAACTTCTTTTAAAAATTGCCCATGAAGTCATGACCACTGCCCTTGTTGTCTCTGAGCCTTTCATGGTGGCCTACCACATGAATAAGCTGAACAACTGCATTGTTGTCGACATAGGCGCTGGTACTGTCGACATATGTGGAGTCAAAGGTTCCATTCCCGGCCCCAAAGACCAGGTAACACTCTTAAAGGGTGGCGACTACATCGACGAACGCCTTGAGTCAGCTATTCAACAACGATATTTCGATGTTCAGATTACCCGCAACCTTGTTCGAACAATTAAAGAACAGCATGCCTTTGTCGGCGTTTCCCCCTCCGGACCGATTAAAGCAACCCTACGCATCGATGGCAAACCTGCCGAATATGATATCACTGAAGAGATACGCAGCGTATGCGAGAGCATAGTGCCCGATATCGTCGAAAATATTATTACTGTAATGAAAAGTTACGACCCGGAAAATCAACAGGAAGCATTAAACAATATCTACCTTGCAGGCGGAGGCTCAAACATCAAGGGCCTTGCCTCGATGATTGCCGCTCGTTTGAAAGATTACGGCGAAGTGACGGTTCTCTGCGTTGACGACCCCGACTTCTCCGGCTGTGGTGGCGCCCTAAAACTTGCATTGGATCTCCCCCCGGAACATTGGGATAAAATTGGCTTTGCCGGCTCGATTGGCTGACGACGTCCGACCCACTTATTGAACTAAATTGTCCATGCTCAATCAATTATTATTGAGAACAAGCTTTTACCAATGACAACCCTACTTTATATTTTACTTGGCATCTCGGTTGGCATTGGCTGTACACTGATTTTTTTACAGGAAAGATTCACCCGAGAGCGCCGCCGTATTTTGGCAACCAGTAAGGCAGAGCGGGAGAAAGCCACCAGGCAGCTTTTGGAGCTTGACGAAAAATGGGAGGCAGAGTGTGAGCAGTACCGGCAAGAGTTGGCCGCAGCGCAGACTGAAGCTGCAGGTGACAACGCCGCTGATTCCGAGCAGAGAATCCTAGAAAAAGAGTCCGAAATAGCCGCCCTAACGAGCGAAAACCAGCAGCTCCAGAAATCAAACGCGGCCCTGCAAGACCAACTCACCGAAGCGCAAAGCGAATCTGACTACCTCAAAGGGGAAATCAAGCGCCTGGAAAAAGAAAAAAGTCAGATCCCTGCCGACGACTTCATTGTCCTTTCCCCGTCTGGGGGGCATCTTTTACCGGGGTCAATCGCCCGCGCCCTCATGAAAAGAACGAACGACTAAAACTTCACCCCCATCAAGACTCTTCTTCCGATACCGCAGCATCGACCTATCGCCCTATAAACTCAATCTCCAGGTTTTTCAGAACCTCACCCAGGTTGGACTTGCTATGCTTAATGCCAATTTTATTGCGTATTTTATCGCGATGAAACTCGACACCACGCGTAGTAAGATTCAGCAGGTCAGCAATGCGCTTGGTACTTTTGCCCTGCTTGATCAGATTCGCTATATGAATCTCCTTGGGAGTCAGACGAAAGTACTTATAGGCAAGACCCTGCATAAAAGGGGCAACAATCTCACCAACATTTGATTCGATTATATTAGCGCAAACAAGGGCCTCTTCATTAAGGTTACACTCTTTAAGTTTTTCAATATAGGGATTGATCATCTCATTAACACTGAAGAGAATCTTATCCTGCACTTCCTTTTGGTCTCGTTCGTTTTTCTTGACCATTTGCTGCAGGGCAATGGTTGTGCCCTCTAAATCATTGGCTTTGGTGGTCACCTCTTCTTGAGCTTTGATCAGGCGGCGCTCGGAATTTTGCAGCTTAACAATAGACTCTTCAAGTGCGGCATTTATCAAGCGCAGATCGGCAGTCTGCTCCTCCACTTTCTGACTCAGCTCCTTATTAATATGCAATATACGCTTTTCAGCGACCCACTTCGCTCCGAGTGCGGCACCAAACTGCTGGACCTCCTGGGTGTGAAATGGTTTTTGAATATAAAGAAGTTTATCAAGTGGCCGGACCCGTGCTGAGATTTCCTCCGGATCAATATCAGAATAGGCAGTAACAATAACTATATTAATAAGGGGGTCAAGACTTCTTATTTGCTCAGCGGCCCAAACGCCATCGGGACCAGGCGGCATTCTAACATCAAGAAAGACCATGGCAAACGGCTGGTCATTGTTCAATGATTCTCGTACAGCCTGCAGCGCATCTTTGGCCTGCTGCCGACATGTTATGTGATACGAAAACAAACTTGCCGGATTCGCCGCTGTCCCGTAAAGCTTCGCTTGCAAATCCTGTATCCGCATATCAGATTCACTCTCTTGAGAAAGACCAAAAATACTCTTATAGGAATCAAGCACACCTTCTTCATCGTCAACAACCAGTATTCTAATCTCTTTTTGGGCCTCATTTTCCATTACCATACTCCCGGGCATCGCCTCAATCTAGCTGCAGCCTAATTACCTGCCAAACAAGTCATATCTCTATTATTCCAAGCACCGTGGTGAGTGTAATGATATTTTCATCAATCATCAAATGATTTTTCGCATAAAATCTTACGGTGGTACACGCATTTGTTTTTTGCTACTATATAAAAGACCCAGCACATTGTATCTTCAGCAACAACTTTATTTTCATTACTGCTGGCTCTTGTCGTCTATTTATCACCCCAGGAGAATAAACCTTGATACGAACCAAAGTCATACTTGTTTTTACCACCAGCCTTTTCCTGATAGCCGGCCTGCTTGGAATTCACATTTTTGAAACATCAAAAGAGGTCTACTTTCACAAAAGACTCGACAGTATGCATCATGAATATATTTTAGTCCTGAATATTAAACATGCCGTTAGCAGCCAACTGAAAGAGGCGACGACTGGTGTGGTCTTTGGTTTTTCACCCGAGCAGCTCAAACGATATGAGAAAACTAAAATCCTGGCAGACAGCTCAATTAAAGATCTCATGACCACCATTTCAATAGAACTCGACTATATTCTTTCTGACGAAAAGGAAAATGAAGAAGGCGAAAGCCGAAAGGCACTAGAGCTGCGTGATAAGTACACAGAAATCGATACACAACTTGAAAAAATACAACATATTGCCGATCAAGGAACAAAGAGCAGGCACGCCCAGGAAGCTGTCCTGGCCAACGTTGACGGCCTATACCGCTCCTTTGCATCCCTCATTGACGAGTGGATAGAGCACGAGCAAGAAGAGTTGCAAAGTCTAGAAAACACCTTCCGGGCCATGACAAACAGAAACACCATAATCCTCGTTGTCGGGTCAATTATCACTCTCGTCTTTGCCATGACCATGTCCCTTT carries:
- a CDS encoding rod shape-determining protein translates to MPEDQSTKSNQLLLGIDFGTSRTAVMSNRGYKKITRSIVGYPKDIIGIKFLGKAQVFGDEALKNRSALTLYHPLEDGVVREASEKDYSAALELLKHVITEAKQGEDIPVSGIIGVPSRASIMNKELLLKIAHEVMTTALVVSEPFMVAYHMNKLNNCIVVDIGAGTVDICGVKGSIPGPKDQVTLLKGGDYIDERLESAIQQRYFDVQITRNLVRTIKEQHAFVGVSPSGPIKATLRIDGKPAEYDITEEIRSVCESIVPDIVENIITVMKSYDPENQQEALNNIYLAGGGSNIKGLASMIAARLKDYGEVTVLCVDDPDFSGCGGALKLALDLPPEHWDKIGFAGSIG
- a CDS encoding response regulator, whose amino-acid sequence is MENEAQKEIRILVVDDEEGVLDSYKSIFGLSQESESDMRIQDLQAKLYGTAANPASLFSYHITCRQQAKDALQAVRESLNNDQPFAMVFLDVRMPPGPDGVWAAEQIRSLDPLINIVIVTAYSDIDPEEISARVRPLDKLLYIQKPFHTQEVQQFGAALGAKWVAEKRILHINKELSQKVEEQTADLRLINAALEESIVKLQNSERRLIKAQEEVTTKANDLEGTTIALQQMVKKNERDQKEVQDKILFSVNEMINPYIEKLKECNLNEEALVCANIIESNVGEIVAPFMQGLAYKYFRLTPKEIHIANLIKQGKSTKRIADLLNLTTRGVEFHRDKIRNKIGIKHSKSNLGEVLKNLEIEFIGR